From Toxorhynchites rutilus septentrionalis strain SRP chromosome 2, ASM2978413v1, whole genome shotgun sequence, a single genomic window includes:
- the LOC129764767 gene encoding coiled-coil domain-containing protein 6, with protein sequence MDSPCESESSLDGGVMLPPSPVSREQLQKRIESLTQQNKVLKVELETYKIRVKVIQEENRALRQASVIIQAKAEQEEEYISNTLLKKIQALKKEKETLAHHYEREEECLTNDLSRKLDQLRQEKCKLELTLEQEQECLVNKLMRKIEKLEAETSAKQSHLEQLRREMVELENTLEQEQEALVNKLWKRMDKLEAEKRSLQIKLDQPVSDPTSPKEINHRNENGNDTASQLTAHIQNLRSEVDQLRGNLAAAEKESKEKSQQFAQEEKCIRDENKRLQRKLQQEVERREALSRHLSESESSLEFEEERLFNENVSAFGGSSGSIRPISPGGLSRCHACGQLVSRRTSERFIKPAIPLGLNTSAPNVLHHHHHSSIGAPSAPGGSGASFSMISSSTGASAAGAGGNNINASFNSSISSSSIHNTSSNISCSGNSSFVQPASPMDTSMSKD encoded by the exons ATGGACAGCCCATGTGAATCGGAAAGTTCGTTGGACGGAGGAGTTATGCTTCCTCCAAGTCCGGTATCTCGAGAGCAGTTACAGAAGCGCATCGAAAGTTTAACACAGCAAAATAA ggtGTTGAAAGTGGAACTGGAAACATATAAGATTCGTGTCAAAGTCATACAGGAGGAGAACCGTGCCCTAAGACAAGCTTCGGTTATCATT CAAGCAAAGGCCGAACAAGAGGAGGAGTACATTTCAAATACTTTGTTGAAGAAAATTCAGGCTTTGAAGAAAGAGAAGGAAACGTTAGCCCATCACTACGAGCGCGAGGAAGAATGCTTGACAAACGATCTGTCGCGCAAATTGGATCAGCTGCGTCAGGAAAAGTGCAAGCTCGAACTGACACTGGAACAGGAACAAGAATGCTTGGTAAATAAATTGATGAGGAAGATTGAAAAACTTGAAGCCGAAACGTCTGCCAAGCAAAGCCATCTGGAACAGTTACGTCGTGAAATGGTGGAATTGGAAAACACActcgaacaggaacaggaagcGCTCGTTAACAAATTATGGAAACGTATGGATAAACTTGAAGCTGAAAAACGGTCACTTCAGATTAAACTCGATCAACCGGTATCGGACCCGACAAGTCCTAA AGAAATCAACCATCGCAATGAAAATGGCAATGATACTGCCTCACAGTTGACTGCGCATATCCAGAACCTTCGTTCTGAGGTTGATCAACTACGCGGAAATTTAGCTGCTGCTGAAAAGGAGAGTAAAGAAAAATCTCAGCAGTTCGCTCAAGAGGAAAAGTGCATCCGCGATGAGAATAAACGTCTGCAACGGAAACTTCAGCAAGAAGTAGAACGTCGCGAGGCGCTCTCTCGTCACTTATCCGAATCAGAGTCGTCATTGGAATTCGAAGAAGAACGTCTATTCAATGAGAATGTATCCGCTTTCGGAGGGAGCAGTGGAAGTATTCGACCCATCAGTCCAGGAGGACTCTCTCGATGCCACGCTTGTGGCCAGTTGGTCTCTCGTCGCACAAGTGAGCGATTCATTAAACCAGCGATTCCACTAGGACTAAATACCTCTGCTCCGAATGTgcttcaccatcatcatcacagTAGCATTGGGGCACCAAGCGCTCCTGGTGGTAGCGGCGCTTCGTTTTCAATGATTTCGAGCAGCACTGGAGCTTCGGCGGCTGGAGCGGGTGGAAACAATATAAATGCCTCATTCAACAGCAGCATCTCTTCGTCCTCAATACACAACACGAGCAGTAACATTTCTTGCAGTGGAAATTCGTCCTTCGTGCAGCCGGCTAGTCCAATGGATACCTCAATGAGTAAGGATTAA